Within the Parafrankia discariae genome, the region CCGCCCAGGTGAGCGCGAAGACGACGAGGTCGGGGTCCGGCTCCGGCTCCGGCCGGCCGGGGGTGAGGTCCGGCTCCGGCCGGCCGAGCGTCAGGAGCCGTTCGATCCAGTCGCCGATCTCGTGGCGGCTGCGGCGGACGACCTCCACCACGACACGGCGCACGAGCGCCCGGGCCAGCGCCACGTCGCCGGCCGCGCACGCCCGGTCGAACGCGGCCCGCAGATCGGGCCAGAGCTCGTCGAGCCGGGCGACGCCCTCGACCTCGGCCGGACCGGCGAGCAGCACCTGGATCCGGGTGGCCGCCGCCAGGCACCAGCGGGCGTGCCGCTCGGTCGCCTGCCGGGTCTCGCCGGCCTCGGCGAGCCGTTCGGCGGCGAACTGGCGCATCGTCTCCAGCAGCCGGAAGCGCCGCCCGAACGGCCCCGCCTCCGCCACCAGCATCGACCTCGCGACAAGGTCCCCGAGCAGATACTCCGCCTCGCCCGCCTCGCCCGCCGCGACGGCGGTGGCCGCGCCCAGGTCGAACGGCCCGGCGAAGACCGACAACTGCCGGAACAGGCGTCGCGCGCCGGGAACGAGCAGGTCGTAGGACCACCGCACGGTGGCACGCAGCGTCCGGTGCCGCTCGTCGGCGGTCCGCGCCCCGCCGACGAGCAGGCGAAGCTGGTCGTCGAGACGCTCGAGCAGATCGGTGAGGCCGAGCGCCGCGGTGCGCGCGGCGGCCAGCTCGATGGCCAACGGGAGGCCGTCGAGCCGGCGGCAGATCTCGGTGATCTCGGCGCGCCCGGCCCGCGCGTCGAAGGCGGGGAAGACCGCGCGGGCCCGTTCCGCGAACAGCTCGGCGCCCGCCCCGGCGGGTTCCAGCGGGCCGACGGCGACCAGCCGCTCGAAGCCGTGCCCGAGGCCGAGGGGTTCCCGGGAGGTGGCCATGATCCGCACCTCGGGGCACCCTTCGGCGATCGCCTGGGCGAGCACCGCGGCGCCGTCGACGACATGCTCGCAGTTGTCCAGGACGAGCAGCACCCGACGCTGGCGCAGCGCCGCCACGACGGACTCGCCCAGCGGGCGCCCGGAGCTCTCCGTCACGCCCACGACGCCCGCCACCGCCCGCGCCACGTCGGACGACGCCGCGATCTCGGTGAGCTTGACCAGCCAGACGGCGCCCGCGTCGGGGTGCCGCGCCGCCGCCGCGAGGGCCAGCCGGGTCTTGCCGATCCCGCCCGGCCCCACCAGGGTCACCACCGGCGCGACGGCCAGCGCGCCGCCGACGGCCTCCAGATCATGCTCGCGGCCGAGCAGCCGCCCCAGCCGGCGGGGGAGATTGCCTGGGCGGTCGTCCGGCCCAGGCCGGACGACCGCCTCTCCGAGCCCTTCACCCGCCTCGCCGGGCCCCTTGCCTGCCTGGCCGAAGCCACCGCCTGCCCGGCGACCGATGCCACCGCCGTGCGGGAGGAGCCGCTCGTCGTGCGCCAGGACCAGCGCCTCGAGTTCGCGCAGCGCCGGCCCCGGCTCCACCCCGAGCGTCTCGACGAGGTGCGTACGGGCGGCACGGAACGCGGCCAGCGCCTCGGAAGGCCGCCCGGCCCGGTAGAGCGCCGTCATCAGCAGCGCCCACAGGCCCTCCCGGAGCGGGTGGGCGGCGGTCAGCTCGGTGAGCCGGCCCAGCGCGGAACGCGCGTCGCTCTCCACCCGGTGGGCCAGGTCCACCTCGACGGCGGCCAGCCACCGCTCGACCAGCCCGTCGACGGCCCCGGCCAGCCCGGGGGCGGCCAGCCCGGCCAGCGGCGGGCCCGCCCACTCGGCGAGGGCGGCGGCGACGTCCCGCTCGTCGAGCAGCCGCTGGAAGCGGACGACGTCCACCGCCTCCGGGGCGACGTCCAGCAGGTATGCGGCGCCGACGCGGCGGATCGAACCGGGGCCGAGCGCCCGGCGCAGCCGGGTGGCGTAGGACTGCAGGGTGCGCTCGGCCGTCCTGGGCGGGTGCGGGCCCCAGACCAGCTCCACCAGCCGCCCGACCGGCACGACCCTGCCGGGGGCGAGCGCGAGCGCGGCGAGCAGCGCCTGGCACTTGGCCGGGCCGACGTCGACCGGCTCGCCGCCGGACGTGACGACACCGACCCCGCCCAGCAGCCGGATCCGCAGCACGGGCGCGCTCCCTGCCTCGACGACTTCCTGCCTCGACCTGCCTCGGCGAATTCCCTGTCGTCTCGACGGTTCTCCGCCCCGGCGATCAATTCCTCCGCCGCCAGTATGCGGCCCGCCACCGACACTCAACCGCCGCGCCAGCGATTCACCGCCGCCGCTCAACACGGCGCCGCCACCGTCGCCTCATGACGGTTCTCAGCTTGGACGCCAGGCGCGCCCGCGCCGCCGCGACAGCCGGTCGGTCCGGTCGGAGATCACGGTGAAGGCGATCGTCCAGGACAGGTTCGGCCCGCCGGACGTCCTGCGGCTGGCCGATGTCGACGTGCCGGTACCGGGGCCGGACGAGGTACTGGTGCGGGTGCGGGCCGCCGCGCTCAACCCGTACGACTGGCACATGCTGCGCGGCGACCCGTACGTCGCCCGGCTGCTGGGCGGGATGGGGCTGCGCCGGCCGAAGAACCCCGTGGCCGGGCTCGACGCGGCCGGGGTGGTCGAGGCGGTCGGCGTGAACGTGCGTGATCTGAGCCCGGGGACGGAGGTGTTCGGCTTCTGCCCGGGTGCCTTCGCCGAGCTCGCCCGCACCCGGCCGGCCCTGCTGGCCCGCAAACCGGCCGGCCTCACGTTCGCCGCCGCGGCGGCGCTGCCGACCGCCGGCACGACGGCGCTGCGCGGGGTGCGGGACACCGGCGAGGTGGGGGCCGGGACCAGACTGCTGGTCAACGGGGCCGCCGGCGGGGTGGGCACCTACGCCGTCCAGATCGCCGCCGGGCTGGGCGCGCGGGTGACCGGTGTGTGCGGCGGGCGCAACACCGAGCTGGTCCGCTCGCTCGGCGCCGCGCACGTCGTGGACTACACCTCGGACGACTTCACCACGGACGGCTTCCTCGCCCGGCACGGGCGTTACGACGTGATCCTCGACAACGTGGGCAACCACCCGCTGCGCCGGCTGCGCCGGGCGCTCGCCCCACGCGGCACGCTGGTGGTCAACGCGGGCGGCTCACCGGGGCGGGTGTTCGGCGCGGTCGGCGCCATGCTCGGAGCGCTCGCGGCGGACAGGTTCGTCCGCCAGCGCCTGCGTGTCCTGCCGACCCGGATGGACCGCGCTGAGCTGGCCGTGCTCGCCGACCTCGCCGCGGCCGGCGGGCTCACCACCGTCGTCGACCGGACGATCCCGCTGGTGGACGTCCCCGCCGGGCTGGCCCTGGTCGAGGACGGCCACGTCCGGGGAAAGATCGTCGTCGACGTCGCCTGACGCCGGGCCGGGCCGGGCCGGTGGTCACGCCGCGGGTCGCCCGGCACCACGGTCGATCACGGCCCAGGCCGGGGCTCAGGTCACGAGGTCGGCGTCGGAGCGGGGCAGCCGCAGGTGCCTGCCCTCGGCCGCCATCCGGTGCGTCAGGGCGACCGCGTCGCGCTTGTCGACATGGCCGTCGGCGACCGCCATCCCCAGGACGTCGATCGTCTCGCCGGTGGTGATGCCGCGCCGGCGGGCGTACCGCAGCGACTCCCGGTCGTCGGAGATCCACCAGGAGCCGGCGAAGGCCGCCCATTCGAGGATCACGAAGCAGCTCTCCGCCTCGCCGAGGTGCCGCAGTGGTTCGGCGTCGGTGCCGCCGAACACGGCCCGCCGGATGCGGTTGACCCGCCGGATGTCGGCCTCGTCGACGATCTCGATCGCCTCGCCGAGCCAGCCTTCCACCGGCAGCATGGCCAGGTCCGGGAAATAACGCGCGGAGCGGCCCGCCTCGTAGGCGACGGCGGCCGTCCAGCGCCCGCGCCCCCGCAGCACCGACCGGAGCAGGTCGAGGCGCCCCACGGCGGCGAAGTTGCACAGGACGGTGTTGTCGGGGAAGAGGAATTCCGTGACTACTCCCCGGGCGCCGGGCGGTCCGCTTCGAGCGCGGCGCTGAGATCGTCCACGTCCACGCCGAGCAGGTTGGCATAGGGGCGCAGGGTTGTCACGCCGGTTTCGTAGGCGGCGTAGGTGTCCCGGAGCATGAGGCCGGGGGGCCGCGGGGTGCCGGCGACCGCGGCCCGCCGGGCGAACTGGTCGCTGCGGCCGGCGAGGTGGGCCGCCCTCGACCCGGTCATCCGCTTCAGCCGGTCACACGTGGCCGAGTCGATCATCTCAAGGCCGCGCAGCCGGTACGCCAGCGCCGACGGGGTCACCATCAGGTCACAGGCGAGGGCGGCGAAACAGCTGTCGGTGAGGCCCGCCGGATC harbors:
- a CDS encoding BTAD domain-containing putative transcriptional regulator, giving the protein MLRIRLLGGVGVVTSGGEPVDVGPAKCQALLAALALAPGRVVPVGRLVELVWGPHPPRTAERTLQSYATRLRRALGPGSIRRVGAAYLLDVAPEAVDVVRFQRLLDERDVAAALAEWAGPPLAGLAAPGLAGAVDGLVERWLAAVEVDLAHRVESDARSALGRLTELTAAHPLREGLWALLMTALYRAGRPSEALAAFRAARTHLVETLGVEPGPALRELEALVLAHDERLLPHGGGIGRRAGGGFGQAGKGPGEAGEGLGEAVVRPGPDDRPGNLPRRLGRLLGREHDLEAVGGALAVAPVVTLVGPGGIGKTRLALAAAARHPDAGAVWLVKLTEIAASSDVARAVAGVVGVTESSGRPLGESVVAALRQRRVLLVLDNCEHVVDGAAVLAQAIAEGCPEVRIMATSREPLGLGHGFERLVAVGPLEPAGAGAELFAERARAVFPAFDARAGRAEITEICRRLDGLPLAIELAAARTAALGLTDLLERLDDQLRLLVGGARTADERHRTLRATVRWSYDLLVPGARRLFRQLSVFAGPFDLGAATAVAAGEAGEAEYLLGDLVARSMLVAEAGPFGRRFRLLETMRQFAAERLAEAGETRQATERHARWCLAAATRIQVLLAGPAEVEGVARLDELWPDLRAAFDRACAAGDVALARALVRRVVVEVVRRSRHEIGDWIERLLTLGRPEPDLTPGRPEPEPDPDLVVFALTWAAQRYKMSQDSAAYERLVARHGEPDHPLVHHARASVYEDYPAHLTWAAPAVAELRRRGEGDLAEQFELDVGAALLFTGRFAEHDAVVGTLVERYRRQGPPTLLNLTLVLLGYSALLRGRHDRADRLFDEAVGVEVPARTHSPNRAVQARAVFRRGERARAFAILHAHVEQLLDDGNMQAACVTTVEFVNMAAAVGRLEDAARMLGFLETTGLLEHPAWRTLVEGAAARVAADPRVDPERERAGGRRLDDRRALEYMRGVLGLLSQAPGPTGRPSDDKQGRCSTGIA
- a CDS encoding NAD(P)-dependent alcohol dehydrogenase codes for the protein MKAIVQDRFGPPDVLRLADVDVPVPGPDEVLVRVRAAALNPYDWHMLRGDPYVARLLGGMGLRRPKNPVAGLDAAGVVEAVGVNVRDLSPGTEVFGFCPGAFAELARTRPALLARKPAGLTFAAAAALPTAGTTALRGVRDTGEVGAGTRLLVNGAAGGVGTYAVQIAAGLGARVTGVCGGRNTELVRSLGAAHVVDYTSDDFTTDGFLARHGRYDVILDNVGNHPLRRLRRALAPRGTLVVNAGGSPGRVFGAVGAMLGALAADRFVRQRLRVLPTRMDRAELAVLADLAAAGGLTTVVDRTIPLVDVPAGLALVEDGHVRGKIVVDVA